Proteins found in one Paucidesulfovibrio longus DSM 6739 genomic segment:
- a CDS encoding TIM44-like domain-containing protein, protein MGKTWLPAIFALVALLWLCAPAPSSAWSLAPEHGSGGAFAAQQSDGGLPDNQVAPERETHSSRGFGMQIIPLILIIPLGWLFFRSIARRGRDQDEEGRPDSPSGPDVHTRDEDPQNLQEAYRRARAQWEWMTSEPTAGPKSVEKPSGVEPGGFDKAEFLRGAKLVYSRLTEAFDKLDVEAAAPFAGEAVLEGLRARTASGARPASTEIVLVEAELLEHAKKEDSEEAVVLYDALVRRGPDAAEPEQLKQVWRFSRDPRDPSSMWRLERMEPYSDPVS, encoded by the coding sequence ATGGGAAAGACGTGGTTGCCGGCGATTTTCGCTCTGGTCGCGTTGTTGTGGCTTTGCGCGCCCGCGCCCTCCTCGGCGTGGAGTCTGGCCCCCGAGCACGGCTCGGGCGGCGCTTTCGCCGCGCAGCAAAGCGACGGCGGCCTTCCTGACAATCAGGTCGCCCCGGAACGGGAAACGCACTCGTCCCGCGGGTTCGGCATGCAGATCATCCCCTTGATCCTGATCATTCCCCTGGGGTGGCTTTTCTTCCGGAGCATTGCCCGCAGGGGGCGCGACCAGGACGAAGAGGGGCGCCCGGATTCCCCGTCCGGGCCGGATGTCCACACGCGCGATGAGGATCCGCAGAATCTGCAGGAAGCCTACCGCCGCGCCCGCGCCCAGTGGGAGTGGATGACCTCCGAGCCGACCGCCGGACCGAAGAGTGTCGAAAAGCCTTCCGGCGTCGAGCCGGGCGGCTTCGACAAGGCGGAGTTCTTGCGGGGGGCCAAGCTGGTCTATTCCCGGTTGACGGAAGCCTTCGACAAGCTGGATGTGGAAGCCGCCGCGCCCTTTGCGGGCGAGGCCGTTCTCGAAGGACTGCGGGCCAGGACCGCTTCGGGCGCGCGTCCGGCCAGCACGGAGATCGTGCTTGTCGAGGCGGAACTTCTCGAACATGCAAAAAAAGAAGATTCGGAAGAGGCGGTCGTGCTCTACGATGCGCTGGTGCGGCGCGGCCCGGATGCGGCCGAACCCGAACAGCTGAAGCAGGTCTGGCGGTTTTCGCGCG
- a CDS encoding SHOCT domain-containing protein — protein MDLTPLHFLSQASAVPNGWEFWPFSSGYGEKWLPMIARIGFMLAIFAVIAIFLRIQFGPNGFFRDKELDREAEELRRQELAELEAEYRRGEWSERQYRRKKRHIENS, from the coding sequence ATGGATCTGACCCCATTGCACTTCCTTTCCCAGGCCAGCGCCGTTCCCAACGGTTGGGAATTCTGGCCCTTCTCCAGCGGATACGGGGAAAAATGGCTGCCCATGATCGCCCGCATCGGCTTCATGCTCGCCATCTTCGCTGTCATCGCCATTTTTCTGAGGATTCAGTTCGGACCGAACGGGTTTTTCCGCGACAAGGAATTGGACCGCGAGGCCGAAGAACTGCGCCGCCAGGAATTGGCGGAACTGGAAGCGGAATACCGCCGGGGCGAATGGTCCGAAAGACAATACCGCCGGAAAAAGCGACACATCGAAAACTCATGA
- a CDS encoding HD domain-containing protein: MNVSHADFEQRFRAYVADFFNGDADNDFHIELKLRHSLRVYELARRIVKEEAIPAPAAEAALTSALFHDTGRFVQYQRYRSFHDPSTENHARLGIRALLSTNLLEGLPNDARRTVLGAVFLHNVRTLPPNLREPLSTVVKVVRDSDKLDIVPVVLEHLDASAEGSSVVTLGIKSHPTNYTRSIYEQVLAGESAKYEEMRWAHDFRLLVLGWLYDLNFPTSMRLYVERGYLKTLFAALPDDESMRTLRRKILGELAVNDVSLRCVSALD; encoded by the coding sequence ATGAACGTTTCCCATGCGGATTTCGAGCAACGTTTCCGCGCGTATGTCGCAGACTTTTTCAACGGAGACGCGGACAACGATTTTCACATCGAGCTGAAGCTCCGGCACAGCCTGCGGGTCTATGAACTGGCCCGGCGCATCGTGAAGGAAGAGGCGATTCCCGCGCCCGCTGCGGAAGCCGCGCTGACCTCGGCCTTGTTCCACGACACGGGCCGCTTCGTTCAGTATCAGCGCTACCGAAGCTTCCACGATCCCAGCACCGAAAACCACGCCCGCCTGGGCATACGCGCCCTGCTCTCGACGAACCTGCTCGAAGGGCTGCCCAACGACGCACGCCGCACCGTGCTGGGCGCCGTTTTCCTGCACAACGTCCGCACCCTGCCCCCGAACCTGCGCGAACCGCTGTCCACCGTGGTCAAGGTCGTGCGCGACAGCGACAAGCTGGACATCGTTCCCGTGGTGCTGGAACATCTCGACGCCAGTGCCGAAGGCAGCAGCGTCGTCACCCTCGGCATCAAGTCGCACCCCACGAACTACACCCGCTCGATCTACGAACAGGTGCTGGCCGGGGAATCCGCAAAATATGAAGAAATGCGCTGGGCGCACGATTTCCGGCTGCTGGTTCTCGGCTGGCTCTACGACCTGAATTTTCCCACAAGCATGCGGCTCTACGTCGAGCGCGGCTACCTCAAAACCCTGTTCGCGGCATTGCCGGACGACGAGTCCATGCGCACGCTGCGCCGGAAGATCCTCGGAGAGCTCGCCGTGAACGACGTTTCCCTCCGATGCGTCTCCGCCCTTGATTAA
- a CDS encoding tetratricopeptide repeat protein has protein sequence MALKRESRVFRYFQHVLILTDVDVHARRDQESMSAFAPQTMRILRSGAEAVDYVGTHPVDLILCDNTLTDMPGVKFVNILRRNMRLKMLPVVMVTLENQKSHVLDAIAAGCIGYVLRPYAPETLERYLVMAKQLVHYPEIEDMQLDEAKDMVSAGNFDEAIETFEEILSIQDEAQHYYDMGYRFLTEERYGKAIVAFKKALRINDLFAEAYKGLAEAYKGKGDKENYRLYMQKASEIYAQFDRLEEAKQTFIEVLKYQSDSPNPYNTLGVNLRKQGDYAGAIHAYKQALQITPKDENIHFNLGKAHYYMGEIESSGKWLDSALSLNSDFPEAEKLYMRLFNRAWRPEDGKPRKSKSATPKAQKDI, from the coding sequence ATGGCGCTGAAAAGAGAAAGCCGCGTTTTCCGCTACTTCCAGCATGTCCTCATCCTCACGGATGTGGACGTGCACGCCCGCCGCGACCAGGAATCCATGTCCGCATTCGCTCCCCAGACCATGCGCATCCTGCGCTCCGGAGCCGAGGCCGTGGACTATGTCGGCACCCACCCCGTCGATCTGATTCTCTGCGACAACACCCTCACGGACATGCCCGGCGTGAAATTCGTGAACATACTGCGACGAAACATGCGCCTGAAGATGCTTCCCGTGGTCATGGTCACCCTTGAGAACCAGAAAAGCCATGTGCTCGACGCCATCGCTGCCGGCTGCATCGGCTACGTGCTGCGGCCCTACGCTCCGGAAACCCTCGAGCGCTACCTGGTCATGGCCAAGCAGCTCGTGCACTACCCAGAAATCGAGGACATGCAGCTCGACGAAGCCAAGGACATGGTCAGCGCGGGCAACTTCGACGAAGCCATCGAGACCTTCGAGGAAATCCTCTCCATCCAGGACGAGGCCCAGCACTACTACGACATGGGCTATCGCTTCCTGACCGAAGAACGCTACGGCAAGGCCATCGTGGCCTTCAAAAAGGCCCTGCGCATCAACGACCTTTTCGCGGAAGCCTACAAGGGGCTGGCAGAGGCCTACAAGGGCAAGGGGGACAAGGAAAACTACCGCCTCTACATGCAAAAGGCATCCGAGATCTACGCACAGTTCGACCGCCTGGAAGAAGCCAAGCAGACCTTCATCGAGGTTCTCAAGTACCAGAGCGATTCCCCGAACCCCTACAATACCCTCGGCGTGAACCTGCGCAAGCAGGGGGACTACGCAGGGGCCATTCACGCCTACAAGCAGGCCCTTCAGATCACGCCCAAGGACGAGAACATCCATTTCAACCTCGGCAAGGCCCATTACTACATGGGCGAGATCGAGAGTTCCGGAAAATGGCTCGACTCGGCCCTGTCCCTGAACAGCGATTTTCCGGAGGCGGAAAAGCTCTACATGCGGCTCTTCAACCGCGCCTGGCGGCCCGAGGACGGCAAGCCGCGCAAGTCCAAAAGCGCGACCCCCAAAGCGCAGAAGGACATCTGA